In Candidatus Cloacimonadota bacterium, a single genomic region encodes these proteins:
- a CDS encoding DUF4147 domain-containing protein yields the protein MSSLHHQVYQSYIQSMHRFCQYPVLAEGLRQAELGIRVKLLAIGKAAWKMAAVSVNALAERNIKAEGLVLTKPGLSHGDIPGLAILSGGHPLPNENSLASSSRIAAWLKKLSAKDDLVILLSGGSSALFELLPEGFDLADLATEHKLLLHSGKDIAEINRGRTGLSLVKGGRALELTKARRIKVFAVSDVEGNDPQVLGSGPFTPAEPGEKTADGWRYKLWTKQIEYNIVADNQGFRELFAKDLREKGFRVLVEESFQGRPLPKLANQIKEILRRTRSPRYRLRPPFIKILGGESPLKVSGEGLGGRCSHLALMLVRYLAKQEETALFCFATDGCDNVSGSGGAWSDSNTLAQLKAAGINLAAAIRKCDSYTALKSVNHLLPAPLLATNVNDIHVLSVGYSLQSPCPSRDWEAMDIFDELV from the coding sequence TTGAGCAGTCTTCACCATCAGGTTTACCAGAGCTACATTCAATCGATGCACCGCTTCTGTCAGTATCCGGTGCTAGCTGAGGGCCTCCGGCAGGCGGAGCTTGGGATCCGCGTGAAACTTTTGGCCATCGGAAAGGCGGCTTGGAAAATGGCGGCTGTGAGCGTTAACGCCCTGGCAGAAAGGAACATTAAGGCCGAGGGGCTGGTGCTCACCAAGCCCGGCCTCAGCCACGGCGATATCCCCGGCCTGGCCATCCTCTCCGGTGGCCATCCGCTGCCTAATGAAAACAGCCTGGCCTCCAGCTCGCGAATCGCCGCCTGGCTGAAGAAACTGAGCGCCAAAGATGACCTGGTGATCCTGCTTTCCGGAGGCAGCTCCGCGCTCTTTGAACTGCTGCCCGAAGGATTCGACCTGGCCGACCTGGCCACGGAACACAAGCTCCTGCTCCACAGTGGAAAAGACATCGCCGAGATCAACCGCGGGCGCACAGGGCTTTCCCTAGTGAAGGGCGGCAGGGCTCTCGAACTCACCAAAGCCCGGAGGATAAAGGTTTTCGCCGTTTCCGACGTGGAGGGAAACGACCCCCAGGTATTGGGCTCAGGGCCGTTCACACCAGCGGAACCGGGTGAAAAAACAGCCGACGGCTGGCGCTATAAACTTTGGACCAAACAGATCGAATACAACATCGTGGCGGACAATCAGGGCTTTCGCGAACTTTTTGCCAAAGACTTGCGCGAAAAGGGCTTCCGGGTGCTGGTGGAAGAATCATTTCAGGGCCGTCCTCTGCCCAAGCTGGCCAACCAAATCAAAGAGATCCTGCGGCGGACAAGGAGTCCCAGATACAGGCTGCGTCCGCCCTTCATTAAAATCCTGGGCGGCGAGTCACCGCTGAAAGTGAGCGGCGAAGGCCTCGGCGGCCGCTGCAGCCATCTGGCGCTGATGCTGGTGCGCTATCTGGCCAAACAGGAGGAAACTGCCCTGTTTTGCTTCGCCACCGACGGCTGCGACAACGTTTCCGGCAGCGGCGGAGCCTGGTCCGACAGCAACACCCTGGCCCAGCTCAAGGCCGCGGGAATCAACCTCGCCGCCGCCATCAGGAAGTGCGACAGCTATACCGCCCTGAAATCGGTCAACCACCTCCTCCCCGCCCCGCTTCTCGCCACCAACGTGAACGACATCCACGTCCTCAGCGTGGGCTACAGCCTGCAAAGCCCCTGTCCATCCAGGGACTGGGAAGCGATGGATATCTTTGACGAATTGGTCTGA
- a CDS encoding LPS-assembly protein LptD, with amino-acid sequence MALLLTLLLALGWTWLPAQEETELPASVAPADSLLKTPAPEDSLFYAADSLAYNHALEQIRLYGNTSITYQTFEISSDSLLVDLKNNLAFSQGNTVMRDGDQIILGDDVAYDIDSQTGSLSGGISRMEKSYYTGEEIRKISSDAYDVDNGSFTTCENEEPDFWFTAKKLRIFRGDKIVGKPVVAYVNHLPVFYFPFIVVPLQSGRKPGFLIPQPGYNNIDGKFFRDIAWYYPYKDYADLILSLDLYERTGWRAELQLDYLRRYLLNGSLDAAFQRRSGGSQTFNDWSLQATHHQELGNRATFDANVDFVSNKRIWEGSSDIDESLAQTVTSSLSYRQPLLGSYLNIGASYTEDLINSRGTISLPSASFALPTRPLYELFYKPERSSDAWWSNLNYSYNLRLDHSGSLYSSDRQFMDYVWNNRFAPGDSVWHNFGIKHQLGLSYNWKAFGWLGLQHGARYNEAWFDRDKNGNTLVRGNDYNAYTNANFNIYGIRNFKKGWLKSLRHIVTPNAGISFNPDFSANSRFYSFGGVGLLNSARSANLNLSLDQKWQIKFGKDDRKINDVFSLNSRSSANLLNPSAKPFQTISHTAAFRPGSFSLGNLRFPGTKTKLEGLSLAYSAQFSLSHSPYGVSWDDWKISNQYFSQGLTLTGSAPYQDYFPKAKNRIFDPYQKADSLQFFAQTLSEAESSNTWRIALSHDLSATADLFDPISQSLRLDSSFRLTKNWSVAYGSYFNLKTGEQLSQSIRVSRDLHCWKLELSYTRRNDYWEYKVALFNLALPDALRFQTSDSKSF; translated from the coding sequence TTGGCGCTGCTCCTCACTTTGCTTCTGGCTTTGGGCTGGACCTGGCTGCCGGCGCAGGAGGAAACCGAGCTTCCCGCGTCCGTGGCTCCCGCCGATTCGTTGCTGAAAACCCCGGCCCCAGAGGATTCCCTATTTTACGCAGCTGACAGCCTGGCCTACAACCACGCGCTGGAACAAATCCGTCTCTACGGCAACACCAGCATCACCTACCAGACTTTCGAGATCAGTAGCGATTCGCTTTTGGTGGACCTCAAAAACAACCTCGCCTTCAGCCAGGGCAACACCGTGATGCGGGACGGCGACCAGATCATCCTGGGCGACGACGTGGCCTACGACATAGACAGCCAGACAGGTTCTCTTTCCGGCGGTATCAGCCGGATGGAGAAAAGCTACTACACAGGCGAGGAAATCCGCAAAATCAGCTCCGATGCTTACGACGTGGACAACGGCAGCTTCACCACCTGCGAGAACGAGGAGCCGGATTTCTGGTTCACCGCCAAAAAGCTGCGGATTTTCCGGGGTGACAAAATCGTGGGCAAACCTGTGGTCGCCTACGTGAACCACCTGCCCGTCTTCTATTTCCCCTTCATCGTGGTGCCGCTCCAAAGCGGACGCAAACCGGGTTTCCTGATTCCCCAACCGGGCTACAACAACATCGACGGTAAGTTTTTCCGCGATATCGCCTGGTATTATCCCTACAAAGACTACGCGGACCTCATCCTGAGCCTGGACCTTTACGAGCGGACAGGCTGGCGCGCTGAGCTCCAGCTTGACTACCTGCGCCGCTATCTACTGAACGGCAGCCTCGACGCTGCCTTCCAACGCAGGTCAGGCGGCAGCCAGACCTTCAACGACTGGTCGCTGCAAGCCACTCACCATCAGGAATTGGGCAACCGTGCCACCTTCGACGCCAACGTGGATTTCGTAAGCAACAAACGCATCTGGGAAGGAAGCTCCGACATCGACGAAAGCCTGGCCCAAACGGTCACCTCCTCCCTTTCCTACCGCCAGCCGCTGCTGGGCTCGTATCTGAACATCGGAGCATCCTACACCGAAGACCTGATCAACAGTCGCGGCACGATCTCGCTGCCCTCGGCCTCTTTCGCCCTGCCCACCCGGCCGCTCTATGAGCTTTTCTACAAGCCGGAACGCAGCTCTGACGCCTGGTGGAGCAACCTCAACTACAGCTACAACCTGCGCCTGGACCACAGCGGCAGCCTTTACTCCAGCGACCGTCAGTTCATGGATTACGTCTGGAACAACCGCTTCGCCCCGGGGGATTCAGTCTGGCACAACTTCGGGATCAAGCACCAGCTTGGCCTTTCCTACAACTGGAAGGCCTTCGGCTGGCTGGGTCTGCAGCACGGCGCCCGCTACAACGAGGCCTGGTTTGACCGCGACAAAAACGGCAACACCCTGGTACGCGGCAACGACTACAACGCTTACACCAACGCCAACTTCAACATCTACGGCATCCGCAACTTCAAGAAGGGCTGGCTCAAATCCCTGCGCCACATCGTCACGCCCAACGCCGGGATAAGCTTCAATCCTGATTTCAGCGCCAATTCACGCTTCTACAGCTTCGGCGGGGTCGGGCTGCTCAATTCCGCCCGCTCGGCAAATCTCAACCTTTCACTGGACCAGAAATGGCAGATCAAGTTCGGCAAAGACGACCGCAAGATAAACGATGTGTTCAGCCTCAACAGCCGCAGTTCGGCCAATCTGCTGAATCCTTCCGCCAAGCCCTTCCAAACCATCTCACACACGGCGGCTTTCCGTCCCGGCAGCTTCAGCCTGGGCAACCTCAGGTTTCCCGGCACCAAAACGAAGCTAGAAGGGCTTTCTCTGGCCTATTCTGCCCAGTTCAGCCTGAGCCACAGCCCCTACGGAGTGAGCTGGGACGACTGGAAAATCAGCAACCAGTATTTCTCCCAGGGCCTCACCCTAACAGGCTCCGCGCCCTATCAGGATTATTTTCCCAAAGCCAAAAACCGCATTTTCGACCCCTACCAGAAAGCGGACAGCCTCCAGTTTTTCGCGCAGACGCTCTCCGAAGCCGAATCCAGCAACACCTGGAGGATAGCCCTTTCCCACGATTTGAGCGCCACTGCCGACCTTTTCGACCCCATTTCCCAAAGCCTTCGTCTGGATAGCTCTTTCCGCCTCACCAAAAACTGGAGCGTGGCTTATGGCAGCTATTTCAACCTGAAAACCGGAGAACAGCTTTCACAGTCCATCCGAGTTTCCCGCGACCTGCACTGCTGGAAGCTTGAACTCAGCTACACCCGCCGCAACGATTACTGGGAGTACAAAGTGGCGCTGTTCAACCTGGCCCTGCCGGACGCCCTGAGGTTCCAAACCAGTGACAGCAAAAGCTTTTAG
- a CDS encoding HAD family hydrolase, which translates to MTAKAFRRAVFLDRDGCVSPDEFGYISDPAGYQLYPWTGEALRLLRSLGYLLILVTNQSGIARGYFDIPALNRVHDRLQELLAAEKVKLDGIYFSPYFADGSVAPYNIEHEDRKPGLGMFRKARRAHRINPGQSWMIGDRQTDITFGKNAGLSSILLLTGNGAREMLSGLQDWPRQPDYIAENLLTAAKLIELLR; encoded by the coding sequence GTGACAGCAAAAGCTTTTAGGCGTGCGGTTTTCCTGGACCGAGACGGCTGCGTCAGCCCGGACGAGTTCGGCTATATCAGCGACCCCGCAGGCTATCAGCTCTACCCCTGGACCGGAGAGGCTTTGCGCCTGCTGCGGTCCCTGGGCTACCTGCTCATCCTCGTCACCAACCAGTCAGGCATCGCCAGAGGCTATTTCGACATTCCAGCCCTGAACCGCGTGCACGACAGACTGCAAGAGCTTTTGGCGGCGGAGAAGGTGAAACTGGACGGCATCTACTTTTCCCCCTATTTCGCCGACGGCAGCGTTGCCCCCTACAACATCGAGCACGAGGACCGCAAACCGGGGCTGGGAATGTTCCGCAAAGCCCGGCGCGCACACAGGATAAATCCCGGCCAATCCTGGATGATAGGAGACAGGCAAACGGACATCACTTTCGGCAAGAACGCGGGCCTAAGCTCCATCCTGCTTCTCACCGGCAACGGCGCCCGGGAAATGCTTTCCGGCCTGCAAGACTGGCCGCGGCAGCCGGATTACATCGCCGAAAACCTGCTCACGGCGGCCAAACTGATCGAACTTCTCCGCTGA
- a CDS encoding RNA methyltransferase has product MKTRGSFSQRKFQSLSPSAQVKALDKLASFLEKSLAGREPASELTSHVLECVSWMAEPVPENVLRLSQDLASAAATREAQLAITRFKSSLGQSFKDNQIPLKRGDGPRFADLNTLERAGKVILILDNLRSAFNVGSIFRSAECLGLCKIWLCGVTATPNDHALRKTARGTASRIDWSHFEETAEAVKQARAEGYRVYALEISAQAESVFAEDFQLPLALVLGNESLGISNEILSLCDRTVCLPVQGWKNSLNVAVACAVCAYQIVFGCPSSH; this is encoded by the coding sequence ATGAAGACCCGCGGCTCTTTCAGCCAGAGAAAGTTCCAAAGCCTTTCCCCTTCCGCCCAGGTCAAGGCTCTGGACAAGCTCGCGTCTTTCCTGGAAAAATCACTTGCTGGCAGAGAACCGGCTTCCGAATTGACCTCACACGTGCTGGAATGCGTCTCCTGGATGGCTGAACCCGTGCCGGAGAACGTTCTCAGGCTTTCCCAGGACCTGGCATCCGCCGCCGCGACCAGGGAGGCCCAACTGGCGATAACCCGCTTCAAAAGTTCGCTGGGCCAATCTTTCAAGGATAACCAGATACCCCTCAAACGAGGGGACGGACCCCGCTTCGCCGACCTGAACACCCTCGAGCGCGCTGGCAAGGTCATCCTCATTCTGGACAACCTCCGTTCAGCCTTCAACGTGGGTTCGATCTTCCGCAGCGCTGAGTGTCTGGGCCTTTGCAAAATCTGGCTTTGCGGAGTAACCGCCACCCCGAATGACCACGCTTTGCGGAAAACCGCCCGGGGAACCGCCTCCCGCATCGACTGGAGCCACTTTGAGGAAACGGCGGAGGCGGTGAAACAGGCCAGAGCCGAAGGATACCGGGTTTACGCCCTGGAAATCTCAGCCCAGGCGGAATCCGTCTTCGCGGAGGATTTTCAGCTCCCCCTCGCCCTGGTGCTCGGAAACGAAAGCCTGGGCATTTCAAACGAAATTCTGTCCCTTTGCGACCGGACGGTTTGCCTGCCGGTCCAGGGCTGGAAAAACTCGCTCAACGTGGCCGTTGCCTGCGCCGTATGCGCCTACCAGATCGTGTTCGGCTGCCCATCCAGCCATTGA
- a CDS encoding Do family serine endopeptidase encodes MKVFKRIFTLLAVLSLMSCAVAQTKDLRSDDVPRFRQTAGSSATVWGSEPNPVVEVVRQVRQSVVQIKVESKVTVQNFRNPFFDDDFFRYFFPQQPKETQRPVTSMGSGFVYEYNPQTREAFIMTNNHVVEKGKEGTITVTLADKVNYTATVVGLDPNTDVAVIKITVKEGEKITIAPLGDSANLEIGSWAIAIGNPFGDVGLDRTVTLGVISAIGRSNLNFGSNSPIYQDYIQTDAAINPGNSGGPLLNIHGEVIGINSAITSTSGGNIGIGFAIPVNLAKRVVEDLVANGKVTRAYIGIAPQEITADLMEALNLPEVSGVLVAKVEIDSPAHKAGLSVGDVILEFNGEKVPNVSKFRIAVATSKVGTKVPVKIIREDKVKTLYIQLDNFPEDTVAETEEAAAPDSGAGISVEATDSAYAQRNNIKASKGVIVSAIESNSPASKAGIQVGFVVLKVGNTEVNSPEEYSAAINAAIDKMRKDERNTIILYVQDRNKTEQFVVLRFN; translated from the coding sequence ATGAAAGTATTCAAACGTATATTCACCCTGTTGGCGGTCTTGAGCTTGATGTCTTGCGCCGTGGCCCAGACCAAAGACCTTCGTTCAGACGATGTGCCCCGGTTCCGCCAGACTGCCGGCAGCAGCGCCACTGTTTGGGGCAGTGAGCCCAATCCAGTGGTCGAGGTGGTTCGCCAGGTGCGCCAATCCGTGGTGCAGATCAAGGTCGAATCCAAGGTCACCGTCCAGAATTTCAGAAACCCCTTCTTCGACGACGATTTCTTCCGCTACTTCTTTCCCCAGCAGCCCAAGGAGACGCAACGCCCCGTAACCTCGATGGGCAGCGGCTTCGTGTATGAATACAATCCCCAAACCCGCGAAGCCTTCATCATGACGAACAACCACGTGGTGGAGAAAGGCAAGGAAGGCACCATCACCGTCACCCTGGCCGACAAGGTCAATTACACCGCCACGGTGGTGGGACTGGACCCTAACACCGATGTGGCCGTGATCAAGATCACCGTCAAGGAAGGGGAAAAGATCACCATTGCCCCGCTGGGCGACTCTGCCAACCTGGAAATCGGCTCCTGGGCCATCGCCATCGGAAATCCCTTTGGCGACGTGGGCCTGGACCGCACCGTAACCCTCGGCGTGATCTCAGCCATCGGCAGAAGCAACCTCAATTTCGGCAGCAATTCCCCCATTTATCAGGACTACATCCAAACCGACGCCGCCATCAACCCCGGCAACAGCGGCGGCCCCCTTTTGAACATACACGGGGAGGTGATAGGCATCAACTCCGCCATCACCAGCACCTCCGGCGGCAACATCGGCATCGGCTTCGCGATTCCGGTGAACCTGGCCAAACGAGTGGTGGAAGACCTTGTTGCCAACGGCAAGGTGACCCGCGCCTACATCGGCATCGCGCCCCAGGAAATCACCGCTGACTTGATGGAAGCCCTCAACCTGCCTGAGGTTTCAGGAGTTCTGGTGGCCAAGGTTGAAATAGATTCACCTGCCCACAAGGCCGGCCTCTCCGTTGGCGACGTGATTTTGGAATTCAACGGTGAAAAGGTGCCCAACGTTTCCAAGTTCCGCATCGCGGTGGCCACTTCCAAGGTGGGAACCAAGGTTCCGGTGAAAATCATCCGCGAGGATAAGGTCAAAACCCTCTACATCCAGCTCGACAACTTCCCCGAGGACACCGTGGCCGAGACTGAAGAAGCAGCAGCCCCGGACAGCGGAGCAGGCATCAGCGTGGAAGCCACCGACAGCGCCTATGCCCAGCGCAACAACATCAAGGCGAGCAAAGGCGTGATCGTGAGCGCCATCGAATCCAATTCCCCGGCTTCCAAGGCAGGGATCCAGGTTGGCTTCGTGGTCCTCAAGGTGGGAAATACCGAGGTGAACAGCCCGGAAGAATACAGCGCCGCCATCAACGCCGCCATCGATAAAATGCGGAAGGACGAACGCAACACAATCATCCTCTACGTGCAGGACCGCAACAAGACAGAGCAATTTGTGGTGCTTAGATTCAACTGA